The Deinococcus koreensis genome window below encodes:
- a CDS encoding dienelactone hydrolase family protein yields MNDYQQDLFRYVAEEFAEDYREGEMERREFLRRSVLLGGSVVGARTLLATLGITGVSAAELAAAQTAAPQNEPAKSRYQIAPDDPEIEAGAVTYEALGRTNLAYLARPKGGGAAPVVLVIHENRGLQPHIEDVARRVAKAGFIALAPDFVSSEGGTKKFTDTALISSFIARTPAETHAAHGLEAVRFLRSQPGAQAERLGMVGFCWGGGMTWLLSTKLPDLKAAIPFYGPSPSFAEIPKIRAAVLGIYGGKDARITGNAAATEKALTDAGVKHEFLIYPGAAHAFHNDTGANYKQDAAENAWASTLVWLRGNL; encoded by the coding sequence ATGAACGATTACCAGCAGGATCTGTTCCGGTACGTGGCCGAGGAGTTCGCCGAGGACTACCGCGAGGGCGAGATGGAGCGCCGGGAGTTCCTGCGCCGCTCCGTGCTGCTCGGGGGCTCGGTGGTGGGCGCCCGCACCCTGCTGGCGACCCTGGGCATCACCGGGGTCAGTGCCGCCGAACTGGCTGCCGCACAGACCGCCGCGCCGCAGAACGAGCCGGCGAAGAGCCGCTATCAGATCGCCCCCGACGATCCGGAGATCGAAGCCGGGGCCGTGACGTATGAGGCGCTGGGGCGCACCAATCTCGCCTATCTGGCCCGCCCGAAAGGGGGCGGCGCGGCGCCCGTGGTGCTGGTCATCCACGAGAACCGGGGGCTGCAGCCGCACATCGAGGACGTGGCCCGGCGGGTCGCCAAGGCCGGCTTCATCGCGCTGGCGCCCGATTTCGTGTCCTCCGAGGGCGGCACGAAGAAGTTCACGGACACGGCGCTGATCTCCAGTTTCATCGCCCGCACGCCCGCCGAGACCCACGCCGCGCACGGGCTGGAGGCGGTTCGGTTCCTGCGCTCGCAGCCGGGCGCGCAGGCCGAGCGCCTGGGCATGGTGGGGTTCTGCTGGGGCGGCGGCATGACCTGGCTGCTGTCCACCAAACTGCCTGACCTGAAGGCCGCTATCCCCTTCTACGGCCCCTCGCCCTCGTTCGCGGAGATTCCCAAGATCCGGGCGGCGGTGCTGGGCATCTACGGGGGCAAGGACGCGCGCATCACCGGCAACGCGGCCGCGACCGAGAAGGCCCTGACCGACGCTGGCGTCAAGCACGAGTTCCTGATCTACCCCGGCGCCGCGCACGCCTTCCACAACGACACCGGCGCCAACTACAAGCAGGACGCCGCCGAGAACGCCTGGGCCAGCACGCTGGTGTGGCTGCGCGGGAACCTGTAG
- a CDS encoding TetR/AcrR family transcriptional regulator yields the protein MVTFARARTEPAKAARRADILAQTLQLWEGARYEDVTLQEVAVRVGLTKAALYGYFPTKESLFLSLYETLLAAFLADLHRHLRLGGVHSPGSLAALLGSLLEDHRALVRLIPHHAGLLERNISQERAAQHKLWMLGELAPVAERLEVSLPGLSGGRGVELLTYTQALVAGLYPMSDPAPPVRAALQDPHLAPMCVTLETALPTALAALYRGMVRSPSTD from the coding sequence ATGGTAACTTTCGCTCGGGCCCGGACAGAGCCGGCCAAGGCCGCCCGGCGGGCCGACATCCTGGCCCAGACCCTGCAGCTGTGGGAGGGGGCGCGCTACGAGGACGTCACGCTGCAGGAGGTGGCTGTCCGGGTGGGGCTGACCAAGGCCGCCCTGTACGGGTACTTTCCCACCAAGGAGAGCCTGTTCCTGAGCCTGTACGAGACGCTGCTCGCGGCGTTCCTGGCCGACCTGCACCGGCATCTGCGGCTGGGCGGCGTCCACTCGCCGGGCAGTCTGGCCGCGCTGCTGGGCTCGCTGCTGGAAGATCACCGTGCCCTAGTGCGCCTGATCCCGCACCACGCCGGGCTGCTGGAACGCAACATCAGCCAGGAGCGGGCCGCGCAGCACAAGCTCTGGATGCTGGGCGAGCTGGCCCCGGTGGCCGAGCGGCTGGAAGTGTCCCTGCCCGGTCTGTCCGGCGGCAGGGGCGTGGAGCTGCTCACCTACACGCAGGCGCTGGTGGCCGGCCTCTATCCCATGAGTGACCCCGCACCCCCCGTCCGGGCCGCCCTGCAGGATCCGCACCTGGCGCCGATGTGCGTGACCCTGGAGACGGCGCTGCCGACCGCTCTCGCTGCGCTGTACCGGGGAATGGTGCGGTCTCCCTCGACGGACTGA
- a CDS encoding VanW family protein yields the protein MTRLLWLALAALTLGAAGGGLMAQRSSALPLAAVSVPATPASTPPTPDGQPEAVRPAPAQPAPVETLALRWSVPEPRLVAGQVERRLVHGSADLAGPAQVEAARLGGTLAPLRGALDGVYAQLETRTPRDVRFTRVGAQWMGEARTGWTVDRAASDRAVLRALRAGGSAALTIRLTPPPRSVRWAAAQGLGHVGTGTSSFVGSPEFRVHNIRVGAGKLHGRWIERGASFDFNALVGRVNAAGGFRPGYVVTGTTLSMEDGGGLCQVSTTVFRAAMTAGLPIQERHEHSYQVGYYGEPGLDAAVYAPGKTLRWRNDFGGPLLVQTEWNMEGGRLDVHLFARTDGRRVTIGAPEVSGTIRPPDPTFIADPAMKPGETRRVDMPAPGARVKVVRQITRADGTVRRDVTRSAYRAWGGVFAVAPGDERAQ from the coding sequence ATGACCCGACTGCTCTGGCTGGCCCTCGCCGCGCTCACCCTGGGCGCGGCCGGAGGCGGCCTGATGGCTCAGCGCTCCTCTGCGTTGCCTCTGGCCGCCGTCTCCGTGCCTGCCACTCCGGCCAGCACACCCCCGACACCGGATGGGCAACCGGAGGCTGTCCGTCCGGCACCTGCCCAGCCGGCCCCGGTCGAGACCCTGGCCCTGCGCTGGAGCGTGCCGGAGCCGCGACTGGTCGCCGGACAGGTCGAACGCCGGCTGGTTCACGGTTCGGCCGATCTGGCCGGGCCAGCACAGGTGGAGGCCGCCCGGCTGGGGGGCACCCTGGCCCCGCTGCGGGGGGCGCTGGATGGGGTCTACGCGCAGCTGGAGACCCGTACGCCCCGCGATGTCCGCTTCACGCGGGTGGGCGCGCAGTGGATGGGGGAGGCCCGCACCGGCTGGACGGTCGACCGCGCCGCCAGTGACCGGGCCGTGCTGCGGGCGCTCAGGGCCGGTGGGTCGGCCGCCCTGACGATCCGCCTGACGCCGCCGCCCCGCAGCGTGCGCTGGGCCGCTGCCCAGGGCCTGGGGCACGTGGGCACGGGCACGTCCTCGTTCGTGGGCAGTCCCGAATTCCGGGTGCACAACATCCGCGTGGGCGCAGGGAAGCTGCATGGGCGCTGGATCGAGCGCGGCGCCTCCTTCGACTTCAACGCCCTGGTTGGGCGGGTGAACGCGGCGGGCGGCTTCCGGCCCGGCTACGTGGTCACCGGCACCACCCTGAGCATGGAGGACGGCGGCGGGCTGTGTCAGGTCAGCACCACGGTCTTCCGCGCCGCCATGACGGCCGGGCTTCCCATTCAGGAACGCCACGAGCATTCCTATCAGGTCGGCTACTACGGCGAGCCCGGCCTCGACGCGGCCGTCTACGCGCCCGGCAAGACCCTGCGCTGGCGCAACGATTTCGGCGGCCCCCTGCTGGTGCAGACCGAGTGGAACATGGAAGGAGGCCGGCTGGATGTCCACCTGTTCGCCCGCACGGACGGCCGGCGCGTGACGATCGGAGCGCCCGAGGTGAGCGGCACTATCCGCCCCCCCGATCCCACCTTCATCGCCGACCCGGCCATGAAGCCGGGCGAGACGCGCCGTGTCGATATGCCCGCCCCCGGCGCCCGCGTCAAGGTGGTGCGCCAGATCACCCGCGCCGACGGCACCGTTCGGCGTGACGTGACCCGCAGTGCCTACCGCGCCTGGGGCGGAGTCTTCGCCGTGGCGCCCGGAGACGAACGGGCGCAGTAA
- a CDS encoding circularly permuted type 2 ATP-grasp protein: protein MKYEPGSRFFDEMFSAPSEVRPHYQGVLDYLNRLGTKEFQRRHELLDIAFRNQGITFTVYGDSQGTERTFPFDPVPRIIPAGEWAHLEAGLTQRVKALNAFLRDIYSGAEILGDGVIPAELVYTSEHFRREVHGVMPPQGLYTHIVGTDLIRDEQGEYLVLEDNLRSPSGVSYLLANRQAMTRIYPGMFENQGVRPVQHYATELLRLLSSVSPREQGTVVVLTPGMYNSAYFEHAYLAQQMGVELVEGRDLFVDSGRVWMRTTGGRQQVDVIYRRVDDDFLDPLTFRRSSSLGVPGLIEVYRQGRVAIANAIGTGVADDKAVYAYVPDMIRYYLNETPLLNNVPTFLGWNAEHLDHMLANAGELVFKAVGEAGGYGMLIGPAATSAEIIEYLEKVRANPREFIAQPVVGLSRHPTFYPDSAAFEGAHIDLRPYILCGDPVTIVPGGLTRVALRRGSLVVNSSQGGGSKDTWVLDHDGPAAPLGMSQLLHGDALPESGVQSQSQSQSQSQFQGGFGSVPIDASPERVQTSFSSEQASVREKVAQDALTSAYEQSHDDPALRQAQSQSQRQSGGGSQSQGQSQSQDSPGGQSYQQELEKEQLDGGEG from the coding sequence ATGAAGTACGAGCCGGGCAGCCGATTTTTCGACGAGATGTTCTCCGCGCCTTCCGAGGTCAGGCCGCATTACCAGGGCGTGCTGGACTACCTGAACCGCCTGGGCACGAAGGAGTTCCAGCGCCGCCACGAGCTGCTGGACATCGCCTTCCGCAACCAGGGCATCACCTTCACGGTCTACGGCGACTCCCAGGGCACCGAGCGCACCTTCCCCTTCGACCCGGTGCCGCGCATCATCCCGGCGGGCGAGTGGGCCCACCTGGAAGCCGGGCTGACCCAGCGCGTGAAGGCCCTGAACGCCTTCCTGCGCGACATCTACTCGGGCGCGGAGATCCTGGGCGACGGCGTGATCCCGGCCGAGCTGGTCTACACCTCCGAACACTTCCGGCGCGAGGTTCACGGCGTCATGCCGCCCCAGGGGCTCTACACGCACATCGTCGGCACCGACCTGATCCGCGACGAGCAGGGCGAATACCTGGTGCTGGAGGACAACCTGCGCTCACCCAGCGGCGTGTCGTACCTGCTGGCCAACCGCCAGGCCATGACCCGCATCTATCCGGGCATGTTCGAGAACCAGGGGGTGCGCCCGGTGCAGCACTACGCGACCGAGCTGCTGCGGCTGCTGTCCTCGGTCAGTCCGCGCGAGCAGGGCACGGTGGTGGTGCTCACGCCGGGCATGTACAACTCGGCGTATTTCGAGCACGCCTACCTGGCGCAGCAGATGGGCGTGGAACTGGTCGAGGGCCGCGACCTGTTCGTCGATTCGGGCCGGGTCTGGATGCGGACCACCGGGGGCCGCCAGCAGGTCGACGTGATCTACCGCCGCGTGGACGACGACTTCCTCGATCCGCTGACCTTCCGGCGCAGCTCCTCGCTGGGGGTGCCGGGCCTCATCGAGGTCTACCGCCAGGGGCGCGTGGCGATCGCCAACGCCATCGGCACCGGGGTGGCCGACGACAAGGCGGTGTACGCCTACGTGCCGGACATGATTCGCTACTACCTGAACGAGACCCCGCTGCTGAACAACGTGCCCACCTTCCTGGGCTGGAACGCCGAGCACCTGGATCACATGCTCGCCAACGCCGGCGAACTGGTCTTCAAGGCGGTGGGCGAGGCCGGCGGCTACGGCATGTTGATCGGCCCGGCCGCGACCTCGGCCGAGATCATCGAGTATCTGGAGAAGGTGCGGGCCAATCCGCGTGAGTTCATCGCGCAGCCTGTGGTGGGCCTGTCGCGCCACCCCACCTTCTACCCGGACAGCGCCGCCTTCGAGGGCGCCCACATCGACCTGCGGCCCTACATCCTGTGCGGCGACCCGGTGACCATCGTGCCGGGGGGGCTGACGCGGGTGGCGCTGCGGCGCGGCTCGCTGGTGGTCAATTCCAGCCAGGGCGGCGGCTCCAAGGACACCTGGGTATTGGATCACGACGGCCCGGCGGCGCCGCTGGGCATGAGCCAGCTCCTGCACGGAGACGCGCTGCCGGAGTCCGGCGTCCAGTCCCAATCCCAGTCGCAGTCGCAATCGCAGTTTCAGGGCGGCTTCGGGTCGGTGCCCATCGACGCCAGCCCCGAGCGCGTGCAGACCAGCTTTTCCAGCGAGCAGGCCAGCGTGCGCGAAAAAGTGGCCCAGGACGCCCTGACCTCGGCCTACGAGCAGAGCCACGACGACCCGGCGCTCCGGCAGGCCCAGAGCCAATCGCAGCGCCAGTCCGGGGGCGGCTCGCAGTCGCAGGGCCAGTCTCAGTCCCAGGACTCGCCCGGCGGCCAGTCCTACCAGCAGGAACTGGAAAAAGAGCAGCTGGACGGGGGTGAGGGCTGA
- a CDS encoding alpha-E domain-containing protein, with protein sequence MLLLSRLAENLFWIGRYVERAENTARLLNVNYYATLETAGRAREYWTPLLEMTGGERELRAKYGRLDARSISAWMAFDRDNPNSIASSLLRARENARGLRDRIPSEMWESLNRAYLTLCFENGDILDRDGLFDYCGAARDASQFFFGIAFATLPRDEGWSFMRAGQTLERGDNTLRVLQTRFRDSAGQSWQSDPAGGTLQDQRWVSALKGASAYEAYRKRVHGGIEPMRIAEFLLLDEYFPRSVRYSAENLHDALVQIDRHHPGAHPETLRLARWLVARLQFATVEHIIEDEHPSIEELLGDFNRVGAAINAAYFEQE encoded by the coding sequence ATGCTGCTGCTCTCCCGGCTGGCCGAAAACCTGTTCTGGATCGGGCGCTACGTGGAGCGGGCCGAGAACACCGCCCGGCTGCTGAACGTGAACTACTACGCCACGCTGGAAACCGCCGGCCGGGCGCGCGAATACTGGACGCCGCTGCTGGAGATGACCGGCGGCGAGCGGGAACTGCGGGCCAAATACGGCCGGCTGGACGCCCGCTCGATCAGCGCCTGGATGGCCTTCGACCGCGACAACCCGAACTCGATCGCCAGTTCGCTGCTGCGCGCCCGCGAGAACGCCCGGGGCCTGCGCGACCGGATTCCCAGCGAGATGTGGGAGAGCCTGAACCGCGCCTACCTGACGCTGTGTTTCGAGAACGGCGACATCCTCGACCGCGACGGGCTGTTCGACTACTGCGGCGCGGCGCGCGACGCCTCGCAGTTCTTCTTCGGCATCGCCTTCGCCACCCTGCCGCGCGACGAGGGCTGGTCGTTCATGCGCGCCGGGCAGACCCTGGAGCGCGGCGACAACACCCTGCGCGTGCTGCAGACCCGCTTCCGGGACAGCGCCGGGCAGTCCTGGCAGAGCGACCCGGCGGGCGGCACCCTGCAGGATCAGCGCTGGGTCAGTGCCCTGAAGGGGGCCAGCGCCTACGAGGCCTATCGCAAGCGCGTCCATGGCGGGATCGAGCCCATGCGGATCGCCGAGTTCCTGCTGCTCGACGAGTACTTTCCGCGCTCGGTGCGCTACAGCGCCGAGAACCTGCACGACGCCCTGGTGCAGATCGACCGGCACCACCCCGGCGCGCACCCCGAAACCCTGCGGCTGGCGCGCTGGCTGGTGGCGCGGCTGCAGTTCGCCACGGTGGAGCACATCATCGAGGACGAGCATCCTTCGATCGAGGAGCTGCTGGGCGATTTCAACCGGGTGGGCGCAGCCATCAACGCGGCGTACTTCGAGCAGGAATGA
- a CDS encoding transglutaminase family protein has product MRCEIRHTTEYRYPVPAWDSFNQVRLHPSQEARQSVRLFHLEVTPEAEVTSRKDYFGAIVHHVHVHEPHRHLVIEAQAIVDTHALPDPGRTPLSTLRAERRRHTEFLVASPRVPAGDWPDIFGVTRPGPDDDLPEFLMSLTTHLYRRFTYDTGATGVRTPLAEFAQHGRGVCQDFTHAMLGITRQLGIPARYVSGYLYSGGEMQGAESTHAWVEALIPGWGWLGYDPTNNCVAREKHIKIGHGREYSDISPVRGTYYGGGKSELDVAVHVYGEQ; this is encoded by the coding sequence ATGCGCTGCGAAATCCGCCACACCACCGAATACCGTTACCCGGTGCCTGCTTGGGACTCCTTCAATCAGGTCAGGCTGCACCCCTCGCAGGAGGCCCGCCAGAGCGTGCGCCTGTTCCATCTGGAGGTCACGCCGGAGGCGGAGGTCACGTCCCGCAAGGACTATTTCGGGGCCATCGTGCACCACGTCCACGTGCACGAGCCGCACCGGCATCTGGTGATCGAGGCGCAGGCCATCGTGGACACCCACGCCCTGCCCGATCCTGGCCGGACGCCGCTGAGCACCCTGCGGGCCGAGCGGCGGCGACACACCGAGTTCCTGGTGGCCAGCCCGCGCGTGCCGGCCGGCGACTGGCCGGACATCTTCGGCGTCACCCGCCCCGGCCCCGACGACGACCTGCCGGAGTTCCTGATGTCGCTCACCACGCACCTGTACCGGAGATTCACCTACGACACGGGGGCCACCGGGGTTCGCACGCCGCTGGCCGAGTTCGCGCAGCACGGGCGGGGCGTGTGCCAGGACTTCACCCACGCCATGCTGGGGATCACGCGGCAGCTGGGCATTCCGGCACGCTATGTCAGCGGTTACCTGTACTCCGGCGGCGAGATGCAGGGGGCTGAGTCCACCCACGCCTGGGTCGAGGCCCTGATCCCCGGCTGGGGCTGGCTGGGCTACGATCCCACCAACAACTGCGTGGCCCGCGAGAAGCACATCAAGATCGGGCACGGCCGCGAGTACTCCGACATCTCGCCCGTGCGCGGCACCTACTACGGCGGCGGCAAGAGCGAGCTGGACGTGGCCGTGCATGTGTACGGCGAGCAGTAG
- a CDS encoding YIP1 family protein: protein MRSPVQTETKAKVQDMFAQSVAVLTQPSPATFERYERRGSLNSALLYVMVAAVVSAAIGAFFALFQSDVTFFGQLISRLIIIPVQFFVFTGLVYLIGKNLFKGTGTYPEVAYTFALFFVPLSIVSTLIGIIPILGWLVSFLIGLVMIFFGFLAVQSSMNLREQGQAIATLVLAGLANIAVGAVLGSFFAGLFAVSRAATGT from the coding sequence ATGAGAAGCCCAGTCCAGACCGAAACCAAGGCCAAGGTGCAGGACATGTTCGCGCAGAGCGTGGCTGTCCTCACGCAGCCCAGCCCCGCCACCTTCGAACGCTACGAACGCCGCGGTAGTCTCAACAGCGCGCTGCTGTACGTGATGGTCGCCGCCGTCGTGTCGGCCGCCATCGGCGCCTTCTTCGCGCTGTTCCAGAGCGACGTGACCTTCTTCGGTCAGCTGATCTCGCGGCTGATCATCATCCCCGTGCAGTTCTTCGTGTTCACCGGGCTGGTCTACCTGATCGGCAAGAACCTCTTCAAGGGCACCGGCACCTACCCGGAGGTCGCCTACACCTTCGCCCTGTTCTTCGTGCCGCTGAGCATCGTCAGCACCCTGATCGGCATCATTCCCATCCTGGGCTGGCTGGTCAGCTTCCTGATCGGGCTGGTGATGATCTTCTTCGGCTTCCTGGCCGTGCAGTCCTCCATGAACCTGCGCGAACAGGGGCAGGCCATCGCCACGTTGGTGCTGGCGGGTCTGGCGAACATAGCGGTGGGCGCTGTGCTGGGCAGCTTCTTCGCCGGTCTGTTCGCCGTGAGCCGGGCCGCGACAGGCACCTGA
- the galT gene encoding galactose-1-phosphate uridylyltransferase, with the protein MNHMPDQELHPQESPSQEVSSQESHPQERPTSPSPTPAFHSQDFTKPDGRSLTLYGLAPITVTSEIPSPSPEPVDARPVMRWHPLRGEWVMYAAHRMGRTFLPPPEYNPLSPTSDPEHPTELPRGQYDIAVFDNRFPSLTLNAPEPQAGPAGLRAGVGKCEVVVFSQSAQGRLSDLSDAQMGLLISVWADRTTRLAATGRIQYVLAFENRGVEVGVTLHHPHGQIYAYDHIPPVQATMLEQARAYRREHGRPWLADFVAQERADASRLLRDDGLALSVVPPFARYTYETWVLPGRPVGLLSDLSPAERASFARVLRDALLRQDALFGGRMPYLMTVHQAPLDGPHPDFPLHIEIYPYLRAPGRMKYLAGTEQGAGEFANDKFPEVAAKELRELKLEEGL; encoded by the coding sequence ATGAACCACATGCCCGATCAGGAGCTGCACCCTCAGGAATCGCCCAGTCAGGAAGTGTCCAGTCAGGAGTCGCACCCTCAGGAGCGGCCCACCAGCCCCTCGCCCACCCCGGCCTTCCACAGCCAGGACTTCACCAAACCCGACGGGCGGTCGCTGACGCTGTACGGCCTCGCGCCCATCACGGTCACGTCCGAGATTCCCAGCCCCTCGCCCGAGCCGGTGGACGCCCGGCCGGTCATGCGCTGGCACCCGCTGCGCGGCGAGTGGGTCATGTACGCCGCGCACCGCATGGGCCGCACCTTCCTGCCGCCGCCCGAGTACAACCCGCTCTCGCCCACCAGTGATCCCGAGCACCCGACCGAGCTGCCGCGCGGCCAGTACGACATCGCGGTGTTCGACAACCGCTTCCCCAGCCTGACCCTGAACGCCCCGGAGCCCCAGGCCGGCCCGGCGGGCCTGCGCGCCGGGGTGGGCAAGTGCGAGGTCGTGGTGTTCAGCCAGAGCGCCCAGGGCCGCCTGAGCGACCTGAGTGACGCCCAGATGGGCCTGCTGATCTCGGTCTGGGCCGACCGCACGACCCGGCTGGCCGCCACCGGCCGCATCCAGTACGTGCTGGCCTTCGAGAACCGCGGCGTGGAGGTCGGGGTGACCCTGCACCACCCGCACGGCCAGATCTACGCCTACGACCACATCCCGCCCGTGCAGGCCACCATGCTGGAGCAGGCCCGGGCGTACCGCCGTGAACACGGCCGGCCCTGGCTGGCCGACTTCGTGGCGCAGGAACGGGCCGACGCCTCACGCCTGCTGCGCGATGACGGGCTGGCGCTGAGCGTGGTGCCGCCCTTCGCGCGCTACACCTACGAGACCTGGGTGCTGCCCGGGCGTCCGGTCGGCCTGCTCTCCGACCTGAGCCCGGCCGAGCGCGCCAGCTTCGCGCGGGTGCTGAGAGACGCGCTGCTGCGCCAGGACGCCCTCTTCGGCGGGCGGATGCCCTACCTGATGACTGTGCACCAGGCCCCGCTGGACGGGCCTCACCCGGACTTCCCCCTGCACATTGAGATCTACCCCTACCTGCGCGCGCCGGGGCGCATGAAGTATCTGGCGGGCACCGAACAGGGCGCCGGGGAGTTCGCCAACGACAAGTTCCCGGAGGTGGCGGCGAAGGAGCTGCGGGAGCTGAAGCTGGAGGAAGGACTGTGA
- a CDS encoding fasciclin domain-containing protein, whose protein sequence is MKKMLLLAACLLSGSVVAGGGSAVPSGNTIAAIVSNDPNFSTLLTAVQAAGLVETLSGPGPFTVFAPTNAAFAKVPAADLQALLNDRAQLRALLLYHVVPGRVTSTQVAGLSSAKTVNGANVRVSATGGMVMINESTVTQADIRASNGVIHVIDTVLMP, encoded by the coding sequence ATGAAGAAGATGCTGCTGCTCGCTGCCTGTCTGCTGTCCGGTTCGGTCGTCGCTGGTGGAGGAAGTGCCGTGCCGTCCGGCAACACCATCGCGGCCATCGTGTCGAACGATCCCAACTTCAGCACCCTGCTGACAGCGGTTCAGGCCGCCGGCCTCGTGGAGACCCTGAGCGGCCCCGGCCCGTTCACGGTCTTCGCCCCGACCAACGCGGCCTTCGCCAAGGTGCCGGCTGCCGATCTGCAGGCGCTGCTGAACGACCGCGCCCAGCTCCGCGCCCTGCTGCTCTACCACGTGGTTCCGGGCCGGGTCACGTCCACCCAGGTCGCTGGCCTGAGCAGCGCCAAGACCGTGAACGGGGCCAACGTGCGCGTCTCGGCCACGGGCGGCATGGTCATGATCAACGAGTCCACCGTCACGCAGGCCGACATCCGTGCCAGCAACGGCGTGATTCACGTGATCGACACCGTGCTGATGCCCTGA
- a CDS encoding SDR family NAD(P)-dependent oxidoreductase, whose product MTALQIPSTALITGASGGIGEEIARQLAARGAHLILVARSEDKLQALAQELSAQHGVQSHVIALDLTRPEAGAELEREIAARGLQVDILVNNAGFGGFSEFWEQDAGEIGRMIAVNIAALTDLTRRFLPGMVQRGRGRVLNVASTAAFMPGPMMAVYYATKAYVLSFSEAVNEELRGRGVGVSALCPGPVETGFQAAADLNQSKLLSGPNRVAMLSAAQVAQIGVDAMLRGQAVAVAGRINQLQVLAPRFLPRAAMTRLIAGIQARREG is encoded by the coding sequence ATGACTGCCCTTCAGATTCCCTCGACCGCCCTGATCACCGGTGCCAGCGGCGGCATCGGCGAGGAGATCGCCCGCCAGCTCGCCGCCCGGGGCGCCCACCTGATCCTGGTGGCCCGCAGCGAGGACAAGCTTCAGGCGCTGGCGCAGGAACTCTCGGCTCAGCACGGTGTCCAGTCCCACGTCATTGCGCTCGACCTGACCCGCCCGGAAGCCGGCGCCGAGCTGGAGCGCGAGATCGCGGCGCGTGGCCTGCAGGTGGACATCCTGGTCAACAACGCGGGCTTCGGCGGCTTCAGCGAGTTCTGGGAGCAGGACGCCGGCGAGATCGGCCGCATGATCGCCGTGAACATCGCCGCCCTGACCGACCTGACCCGCCGTTTCCTGCCGGGCATGGTGCAACGCGGGCGCGGCCGGGTGCTGAACGTGGCGAGCACCGCCGCCTTCATGCCCGGCCCGATGATGGCCGTGTACTACGCCACCAAGGCCTACGTGCTCAGCTTCAGCGAGGCCGTGAACGAGGAGCTGCGCGGCAGGGGCGTCGGCGTGAGCGCCCTGTGCCCGGGTCCGGTCGAGACCGGCTTCCAGGCGGCGGCCGACCTGAACCAGAGCAAACTGCTCAGCGGCCCCAACCGCGTGGCGATGCTGAGTGCCGCGCAGGTCGCGCAGATCGGCGTGGACGCCATGCTGCGCGGTCAGGCGGTGGCGGTGGCCGGGCGGATCAACCAGCTTCAGGTGCTGGCCCCGCGGTTCCTGCCGCGCGCCGCCATGACCCGCCTGATCGCCGGCATCCAGGCCCGGCGCGAGGGCTGA
- the galK gene encoding galactokinase has translation MSTFRDVFGHEPQATASAPGRVNLLGEHTDYQGGFVLPTAIPQRTTVSLGRNDSGEHVLHSANSHTTLRVPVGEVGTGFAPYLTGCLNLSGVQEGLDVHVYGTVPSGGLSSSASLEVATLRALRELYGLELDDVALALRGVQVEHQFVGVKCGVMDQMASSLADTRTMLLIDTRTLARRAVPFPAGAEVLVIDSGVPRRLAESGYNERRAQVEEASRLLGVKELRDVQDITLVETLPPVLRERARHVVGENARVLAALQADAPAFGRLMNASHASLQGDYAVSHPRVDELVALLQAHPDVFGARMTGAGFGGAVVALVREGRAVAVADDVLSGYGHEGRRVVP, from the coding sequence GTGAGCACCTTCAGGGACGTCTTCGGCCATGAACCCCAGGCCACCGCCTCCGCGCCGGGACGCGTGAACCTGCTGGGCGAGCACACCGACTACCAGGGGGGCTTCGTGCTGCCCACCGCCATTCCGCAGCGCACCACGGTCAGCCTGGGGCGCAACGACAGCGGGGAACACGTGCTGCACAGCGCCAACTCGCACACCACCCTGCGCGTGCCGGTGGGCGAGGTCGGCACGGGCTTCGCGCCCTACCTGACCGGCTGCCTGAACCTGAGCGGGGTGCAGGAGGGGTTGGACGTGCATGTGTACGGCACCGTGCCCAGCGGCGGCCTGAGCAGCAGCGCGTCGCTGGAGGTCGCCACCCTGCGCGCCCTGCGGGAACTGTACGGCCTGGAGCTGGACGACGTGGCGCTGGCCCTGCGGGGCGTGCAGGTCGAACACCAGTTCGTGGGGGTCAAGTGCGGCGTGATGGATCAGATGGCCTCCAGCCTGGCCGACACGCGCACCATGCTGCTGATCGACACCCGGACGCTGGCCAGGCGCGCCGTGCCCTTCCCGGCGGGGGCCGAGGTGCTGGTGATCGACTCCGGCGTGCCCCGCCGGCTGGCCGAGAGCGGCTACAACGAGCGCCGCGCCCAGGTCGAGGAGGCCAGCCGCCTGCTGGGCGTGAAGGAATTGCGCGACGTGCAGGACATCACCCTGGTCGAAACACTGCCCCCCGTGCTGCGCGAGCGGGCGCGGCACGTGGTGGGTGAGAACGCCCGCGTGCTGGCGGCCCTCCAGGCCGACGCCCCGGCCTTCGGGCGGCTGATGAACGCCAGCCACGCCAGCCTGCAGGGCGACTACGCCGTCAGTCACCCGCGGGTGGACGAACTGGTCGCGCTGCTGCAGGCCCACCCGGACGTCTTCGGCGCGCGCATGACCGGCGCGGGTTTTGGCGGCGCGGTGGTGGCGCTGGTGCGGGAGGGCCGGGCGGTGGCCGTGGCCGACGACGTGTTGAGCGGGTACGGCCATGAGGGGCGGCGGGTGGTGCCCTGA